A section of the Paenibacillus aurantius genome encodes:
- a CDS encoding AI-2E family transporter yields MDMFTRNRWFRALVYTLLSLAVLYMFAQLRPLVSGVYLFLKAVLMPFAVALMISYVLNPVVNLLHHRKVPRTVAVLLIYAVFITSMTVILMNLIPMFIRQLMELNEHMPQLNVRAQSIMNDFNENRYLPDSVRAGINRALTKMETGVSTMITDYINGIGNTINMLFVAFIIPFLAFYFMKDFQVIERGILASVPKKHRKQTVKLFLDIDRALGNYIRGQLLVCVIVGLLAYIGYWIIGMPYPLLLASVVALMNIIPYLGPFFGAAPAILMAAAVSWKMVVYVIIVNTAVQILEGNVISPQVVGRTLHMHPLTIIFALLVGGEFAGVVGLILAVPFFAVLKVLVQHFYGYYIHRRTT; encoded by the coding sequence GTGGATATGTTTACGAGGAACCGGTGGTTCCGGGCATTGGTCTATACGCTGCTGAGTCTGGCCGTCCTCTACATGTTCGCCCAGCTCCGGCCGCTGGTTTCCGGCGTCTATCTGTTTCTGAAGGCGGTCCTGATGCCGTTTGCCGTGGCTTTGATGATTTCGTACGTGCTGAACCCGGTGGTCAACCTGCTGCATCACCGCAAGGTACCGAGAACCGTGGCCGTTCTCTTGATTTATGCCGTCTTCATTACCTCCATGACGGTTATTCTGATGAATCTTATTCCCATGTTCATCCGCCAGTTGATGGAGTTGAACGAACACATGCCGCAGCTGAATGTGAGAGCCCAAAGCATCATGAACGATTTCAACGAGAACCGTTATCTTCCCGACAGCGTACGAGCGGGGATCAACCGGGCGCTTACGAAGATGGAAACCGGCGTGTCGACCATGATCACGGACTATATCAACGGGATCGGCAATACGATCAACATGCTTTTCGTGGCGTTCATTATCCCGTTCCTGGCCTTCTATTTTATGAAGGATTTCCAGGTCATCGAGCGGGGAATTCTGGCCAGTGTCCCCAAGAAACACCGCAAACAGACCGTGAAGCTGTTTCTCGACATCGACCGGGCGCTCGGCAATTACATCCGCGGTCAGCTGCTCGTCTGCGTGATCGTCGGGCTGCTCGCCTACATTGGTTACTGGATCATCGGCATGCCGTACCCCCTGCTGCTGGCGAGCGTGGTGGCGCTCATGAACATCATCCCGTATCTCGGCCCCTTCTTCGGGGCGGCTCCGGCGATTTTGATGGCGGCGGCGGTTTCCTGGAAGATGGTCGTCTACGTCATCATCGTCAATACGGCGGTGCAGATTCTAGAAGGAAACGTCATTTCCCCGCAGGTGGTGGGCCGGACGCTGCACATGCACCCGCTCACGATCATTTTTGCCCTTCTGGTCGGGGGAGAGTTTGCGGGCGTAGTCGGGCTGATTCTAGCGGTTCCTTTCTTCGCCGTGCTGAAAGTGCTTGTCCAGCATTTTTACGGGTATTACATCCACCGGCGAACGACCTGA
- a CDS encoding DUF2905 domain-containing protein, with the protein MHPFVKGLLYGGTSLLAAGLYWYISGCFFHMGKLPGDLVFVKNHVYFYFPLMSTILLSLFASAILGFLRLLRLVKARQPAAVRVHSQPGMSGQRWTGPMQGQR; encoded by the coding sequence ATGCATCCATTCGTCAAAGGGTTGCTTTATGGAGGAACTTCCCTGTTGGCAGCCGGGCTGTACTGGTATATAAGCGGCTGTTTTTTTCATATGGGGAAGCTGCCGGGAGATCTGGTTTTCGTGAAGAATCACGTTTATTTCTATTTTCCGCTCATGAGCACCATCCTGCTCAGCCTGTTCGCATCCGCGATTCTGGGCTTCCTGCGGCTCCTCCGGCTGGTGAAGGCCAGACAGCCGGCTGCGGTTCGGGTCCACAGCCAACCCGGTATGTCCGGTCAAAGGTGGACCGGACCGATGCAAGGCCAGCGCTGA
- the cymR gene encoding cysteine metabolism transcriptional regulator CymR, protein MKISTKGRYGLTIMMELAVKYGEGPTSLKSIAEKHQLSEHYLEQLIAPLRNAGLVKSIRGAYGGYILSKPAEEITSGDIIRVLEGPISPVDFTDEDDPAKRDLWVRIRDSIAGVLDSTTLQSLITFKDEGQTDNYMFYI, encoded by the coding sequence GTGAAAATTTCAACCAAGGGACGCTACGGTTTAACGATCATGATGGAGCTTGCCGTCAAGTACGGGGAAGGGCCCACCTCTCTGAAAAGCATCGCCGAAAAGCACCAGCTCTCGGAGCACTACCTGGAGCAGCTGATCGCGCCGCTGCGCAACGCAGGACTCGTGAAGAGCATACGGGGAGCATACGGCGGGTACATCCTCTCCAAGCCGGCCGAAGAGATCACCTCGGGGGACATCATCCGGGTGCTGGAAGGACCGATCAGTCCGGTCGATTTCACCGATGAGGACGATCCGGCGAAGCGGGACCTGTGGGTCCGTATCCGCGACAGCATTGCCGGCGTGCTGGATTCGACGACGCTGCAATCGCTGATCACGTTCAAGGACGAGGGCCAAACCGATAATTATATGTTTTACATTTAG
- the alaS gene encoding alanine--tRNA ligase yields MKASEIRRKWLEFFAEKGHKIEPSAPLVPHNDPSLLWINAGMAPLKPYFDGRVKPENPRIANAQKCIRTNDIENVGKTRRHHTFFEMLGNFSIGDYFKEEVITWAWEFLTDPKWIGFDPERLSVTVYPEDTEAYDFWNKKIGLPENRIYKLEENFWDIGEGPCGPCTEIFYDRGEAYGDLNDPECWPGGENERFLEVWNLVFSQFNHNKDGSYTPLPNKNIDTGAGLERFASILQNVDSNFDTDLFTPIIEATCREAGVKYKESIETDIALKVIADHIRTVVFAVGDGVLPSNEGRGYVIRRLLRRAVRYGKVLGMDRPFLFKLTPVVGEIMGGYYPEVVEKREFIEKVIRTEEERFHETLSDGLAILADLTEKAREEGVDRISGPDAFKLYDTYGFPFDLTEDYAAEQGLTVDRQGFDRAMEEQRERARAARQDTESMKVQGGPLADLTVKSEFVGYNDLVTNAKVLAIVLNNEMVDLAGEGQTCRIILDRTPFYAESGGQISDHGTITASGVEAVVEDVSKAPHGQHVMTVRIVKGTLRKGETVEAMVDRSLREDIIKNHTATHLLHKALKEVLGEHVNQAGSLVTASRLRFDFSHFGSISPEELQDIELRVNRQIWAGTALDIRLMPIAEAKSMGAMALFGEKYGDIVRVVRVGDYSIELCGGCHVGSTSQIGLFKLVSESGIGSGIRRIEAVTGRHAYEYMDGQFDLLKQAAGLLKTNTAEVPKRVDGLLQQLKDLGRENESLKSKLSRVEAGSLIDQVKEIGGVRVLAAQVGSADMDSLRTTVDELKGQIGSGVIVLGSTADDKVNLVAAVTPDLVSQGFHAGKIVKEAAAACGGGGGGRPDMAQAGGKDTSKLGDALRKAEEWIAAQR; encoded by the coding sequence ATGAAAGCAAGTGAAATACGCCGGAAATGGCTGGAGTTTTTTGCGGAGAAGGGGCATAAGATCGAACCGAGCGCTCCGCTCGTGCCGCATAACGATCCTTCCCTCCTGTGGATCAATGCGGGGATGGCCCCGCTGAAGCCCTACTTCGACGGAAGGGTGAAGCCGGAGAACCCGCGCATCGCGAACGCCCAGAAGTGCATCCGCACGAACGATATCGAGAATGTGGGCAAAACGCGCCGCCACCATACGTTCTTCGAAATGCTCGGGAATTTCTCCATCGGGGATTACTTTAAAGAAGAAGTCATTACGTGGGCGTGGGAGTTCCTCACCGACCCCAAGTGGATCGGCTTCGACCCGGAGCGTCTGTCGGTAACCGTTTATCCTGAGGACACGGAGGCTTATGATTTCTGGAACAAGAAAATCGGCCTGCCGGAGAACCGCATCTACAAGCTTGAAGAGAACTTCTGGGACATCGGCGAAGGCCCGTGCGGCCCGTGCACCGAAATTTTCTATGACCGCGGCGAGGCTTATGGCGATCTGAACGATCCGGAATGCTGGCCGGGAGGGGAGAATGAGCGCTTCCTCGAAGTTTGGAACCTGGTGTTCTCCCAATTCAACCATAACAAGGACGGCAGCTACACGCCGCTTCCCAACAAGAACATCGATACCGGAGCCGGTCTGGAGCGGTTTGCTTCCATTCTGCAGAATGTGGATTCGAACTTCGACACGGACTTGTTCACTCCCATCATAGAAGCGACCTGCCGGGAAGCCGGTGTGAAGTATAAGGAATCCATAGAGACCGATATTGCGTTAAAAGTAATAGCGGATCATATCCGCACGGTCGTCTTCGCCGTTGGCGACGGGGTTCTTCCTTCGAATGAAGGAAGAGGGTATGTCATTCGCCGCCTCCTCCGCCGGGCGGTCCGCTACGGAAAAGTGCTCGGCATGGACAGGCCCTTCCTGTTCAAGCTAACGCCCGTTGTAGGAGAGATCATGGGCGGCTACTACCCGGAGGTGGTGGAGAAGCGCGAGTTTATCGAGAAAGTAATCCGCACCGAAGAAGAGCGGTTCCACGAGACGTTGTCCGATGGACTGGCCATTCTGGCCGACCTGACGGAGAAGGCCCGCGAGGAAGGAGTCGACCGGATCTCCGGACCCGATGCCTTCAAGCTGTATGACACGTACGGCTTTCCCTTCGATCTGACCGAGGATTACGCCGCGGAGCAGGGATTGACGGTAGACCGGCAAGGCTTCGACCGCGCCATGGAAGAGCAGCGGGAGAGAGCGCGTGCCGCACGCCAGGACACGGAAAGCATGAAGGTGCAGGGCGGTCCGCTGGCGGACTTAACGGTTAAAAGCGAGTTTGTTGGTTATAATGATTTGGTAACTAATGCTAAAGTTCTCGCCATTGTGCTCAATAACGAGATGGTGGATTTGGCCGGGGAAGGGCAAACGTGCCGCATTATTCTCGACCGTACCCCGTTCTATGCGGAAAGCGGCGGTCAGATCAGCGATCACGGAACGATTACGGCTTCGGGTGTAGAGGCCGTTGTGGAGGATGTCTCCAAGGCCCCGCACGGACAGCACGTCATGACGGTTCGGATCGTAAAGGGAACGCTGCGCAAAGGCGAGACGGTGGAGGCTATGGTCGACCGCTCCTTGCGGGAAGACATTATCAAGAACCATACCGCTACCCACCTGCTCCACAAGGCGCTCAAAGAAGTACTGGGCGAGCACGTCAACCAGGCGGGATCATTGGTCACGGCTTCCCGGCTCCGGTTCGATTTCTCCCACTTCGGGAGCATCAGCCCCGAAGAGCTGCAGGACATCGAGCTGCGGGTCAACCGCCAGATCTGGGCCGGAACGGCGCTTGATATCCGCCTGATGCCCATTGCCGAAGCCAAATCGATGGGGGCCATGGCTTTGTTCGGAGAGAAATATGGCGATATCGTCCGGGTTGTCCGGGTTGGCGACTACAGCATAGAGCTGTGCGGGGGCTGCCACGTAGGAAGCACTTCGCAAATCGGACTTTTCAAGCTGGTGAGCGAGAGCGGAATCGGCTCCGGCATCCGCCGGATCGAAGCCGTTACCGGGCGCCATGCCTACGAATATATGGACGGGCAGTTCGACCTGCTCAAGCAGGCCGCCGGTCTCCTCAAAACCAATACGGCTGAAGTGCCCAAGCGGGTGGACGGGCTGCTTCAGCAGCTAAAAGACCTCGGCCGCGAGAATGAGTCGCTGAAGAGCAAGCTGAGCCGGGTAGAGGCCGGAAGCCTGATCGATCAGGTGAAGGAGATCGGAGGCGTTCGTGTGCTGGCCGCCCAGGTTGGCTCGGCCGACATGGATTCCCTGCGGACGACCGTGGATGAGCTGAAGGGCCAGATCGGCTCCGGCGTCATTGTTCTTGGCTCCACGGCGGATGACAAGGTCAATCTTGTCGCGGCGGTTACCCCTGATCTCGTGAGCCAAGGCTTCCATGCCGGCAAAATTGTCAAGGAAGCGGCGGCGGCCTGCGGGGGAGGCGGCGGCGGCCGTCCGGATATGGCGCAAGCCGGAGGCAAGGACACCTCCAAGCTGGGAGACGCCCTACGTAAGGCGGAGGAATGGATAGCCGCTCAGCGGTAA
- a CDS encoding replication-associated recombination protein A, producing the protein MDLFSYQAENTPGAKLLADRMRPLTLDEYIGQEHIVGPGKLLRRAIEADQISSILLYGPPGTGKTTLAHIISHRTQGEFVKLNAVDASVKDVREVIEQAKQTKALYNRKTILFLDEVHRFNTARQDALLPAVEQGIIIFIGATTENPYHHVNGALLSRSTLFELHALTHEHSLTAMRRALADGERGLGFLPLEADEEALEHIARMANGDIRRALNALELAALTTPPAPDGTIRLTLEVAEESIRRPTIKADESTQYDVLSAFHKSIRGSSDAALFWFLYAVEKLGMDPMTFLRRLIVASSEDIGLANPQAMVQSVTAMDAYHKIGWPESKYVIAQAILFAVESPKSNSIPVTLSKITAAFDRLKSAEVPHHLRDAHYSGAAKLGYVGYRYPHDYPGHYVDQPYLPDNLGKEVFFEASEQGMEEKMKVNQQRRRNRPASS; encoded by the coding sequence TTGGATTTGTTTTCTTACCAGGCCGAGAACACACCGGGGGCCAAGCTCCTTGCCGACCGGATGCGTCCGTTAACCTTGGATGAGTATATTGGACAAGAACACATCGTGGGGCCGGGCAAGCTTCTGAGACGGGCCATCGAGGCCGATCAGATCTCGTCCATCCTGCTGTACGGCCCTCCGGGGACCGGCAAGACGACGCTCGCCCATATCATCTCCCACCGGACCCAAGGGGAGTTCGTGAAGCTGAACGCCGTGGACGCCTCCGTCAAGGATGTGCGGGAGGTCATCGAGCAGGCAAAGCAGACCAAAGCCCTCTATAACCGCAAAACGATTCTCTTCCTAGACGAAGTTCACCGGTTCAACACGGCCCGCCAGGATGCCCTTCTGCCTGCCGTCGAGCAGGGAATCATCATTTTCATCGGGGCCACCACGGAGAACCCGTATCACCACGTCAACGGCGCGCTCCTCTCGCGGTCGACGCTCTTCGAGCTGCACGCGCTGACGCACGAGCACTCGCTGACCGCCATGCGCCGGGCGCTGGCCGACGGCGAGCGCGGCCTGGGCTTCCTTCCGCTGGAGGCGGACGAGGAAGCCCTCGAGCACATCGCGCGCATGGCGAACGGCGATATCCGCCGGGCGCTCAATGCGCTCGAGCTCGCCGCGCTCACGACGCCGCCGGCGCCGGACGGCACCATCCGCCTCACGCTCGAGGTCGCGGAGGAGTCGATTCGCCGTCCCACGATCAAAGCGGACGAGTCCACCCAGTACGATGTCCTCTCCGCTTTTCACAAGAGCATCCGCGGCTCAAGCGACGCCGCGCTCTTCTGGTTCCTCTATGCCGTCGAGAAGCTCGGCATGGACCCGATGACCTTCCTGCGGAGGCTCATCGTGGCAAGCAGCGAGGACATCGGCCTCGCCAACCCGCAGGCGATGGTCCAATCCGTCACGGCCATGGACGCCTACCACAAGATCGGCTGGCCCGAATCCAAATATGTGATCGCCCAAGCCATCTTGTTTGCGGTGGAGAGCCCCAAGTCGAATTCCATACCGGTGACGCTCTCCAAAATAACGGCCGCGTTTGACCGGCTGAAATCCGCAGAAGTCCCGCATCACCTAAGAGACGCGCATTACAGCGGCGCCGCGAAGCTCGGATACGTCGGCTACCGGTACCCGCATGATTACCCCGGGCATTATGTGGACCAGCCATACCTTCCGGACAATCTCGGGAAGGAAGTGTTCTTCGAGGCTAGCGAGCAGGGGATGGAAGAGAAGATGAAGGTTAACCAGCAGCGCCGGCGCAACCGGCCCGCTTCGTCCTAA
- a CDS encoding cysteine desulfurase family protein: MNPIYLDYAAATPLHPAVLEQMMPYLTHGFGNPSSLHAFGRSAQNAVREARDTIGARLGFPGRQLVFTSGGTESDNLALFGTASLAGSPGHIITSQIEHHAVLHSCRRLEQLGYRVTYLPVSSTGRISIEDVRAAIRPDTILISIMYGNNEVGTLQPIREIGNLAREHGIPFHVDAVQALGVEELDLNKLPVDLMSFSAHKIQGPKGIGALYAAGQTKLSPQLFGGTQERSRRAGTENVAGIVGFAEAVRLAYEDLPAKRDKLNTLRTVMIRELEQTLTKEGFVINGDPDHRLPHILNVSFPGVSSETMLMNLDLAGIAAASGSACTSGSLELSHVLKAMNLPEEVMRSAVRFSFGPGTTEEEVHRAAQETATIVRRIRNT; encoded by the coding sequence ATGAATCCCATTTACCTGGATTATGCCGCTGCCACCCCTCTTCATCCGGCCGTGCTGGAACAGATGATGCCTTATCTAACGCATGGCTTCGGAAATCCTTCAAGCCTTCATGCCTTCGGGCGGTCCGCTCAAAATGCCGTTAGGGAGGCGCGGGATACCATCGGAGCCCGACTCGGCTTCCCCGGGAGACAGCTTGTCTTCACAAGCGGAGGAACAGAGAGTGACAACCTTGCTTTATTCGGGACGGCTTCCCTTGCCGGCTCCCCGGGTCACATCATCACTTCCCAAATCGAACACCATGCCGTTCTCCACAGCTGCCGCCGGTTAGAGCAGCTAGGCTACCGTGTAACTTACCTTCCTGTAAGCTCCACCGGACGAATCTCCATCGAAGACGTCCGGGCGGCCATCCGCCCCGATACCATCCTGATCTCTATCATGTACGGCAATAACGAGGTAGGCACCCTTCAGCCCATCCGGGAAATCGGCAACCTTGCGCGGGAGCACGGCATTCCTTTTCATGTGGATGCGGTTCAGGCTTTAGGCGTGGAGGAGTTGGATTTAAATAAGCTTCCCGTTGATTTAATGAGCTTCTCCGCTCACAAAATTCAAGGACCCAAAGGGATAGGAGCGCTCTATGCAGCGGGCCAAACCAAGCTGTCCCCCCAGCTGTTCGGCGGCACCCAGGAACGTTCCCGCCGGGCCGGAACCGAGAATGTAGCAGGGATTGTCGGATTTGCGGAAGCGGTAAGGCTTGCCTATGAAGATCTTCCGGCGAAGAGAGACAAGCTTAACACCTTAAGAACCGTTATGATTCGGGAACTTGAGCAAACTTTAACCAAGGAAGGCTTCGTCATTAACGGGGATCCGGACCACCGGCTGCCCCATATTCTCAACGTCAGCTTTCCCGGAGTATCCTCTGAAACCATGCTGATGAATCTCGACCTGGCCGGCATTGCCGCGGCAAGCGGTTCCGCCTGCACCTCCGGTTCCTTGGAGCTGTCCCACGTATTGAAAGCGATGAACCTTCCGGAGGAGGTTATGCGCTCGGCCGTACGCTTCAGCTTCGGGCCTGGAACGACGGAAGAAGAAGTTCATCGGGCGGCGCAAGAAACTGCAACCATTGTACGCCGAATCCGTAATACATAA
- a CDS encoding IreB family regulatory phosphoprotein produces MSSMDKTMKFDVKADGLENSPKEVILSVYDSLQEKGYNPINQIVGYLLSGDPAYIPRHNNARSIIRKRERDELIEELVRSYLQHNK; encoded by the coding sequence ATGAGTTCCATGGATAAGACAATGAAATTTGACGTCAAAGCGGACGGCTTGGAGAACTCGCCCAAGGAAGTGATCCTTTCCGTTTACGATTCCCTTCAGGAGAAGGGCTACAATCCGATCAACCAAATTGTCGGGTATCTTCTGTCCGGCGATCCGGCCTATATCCCCAGACACAACAACGCAAGAAGCATCATCCGCAAAAGAGAACGGGATGAGCTGATCGAAGAGCTTGTCCGCTCTTATCTTCAGCATAACAAGTAA
- the mnmA gene encoding tRNA 2-thiouridine(34) synthase MnmA, producing MTTHIDKPRVVLGMSGGVDSSVAALLLKEQGYEVIGIFMKNWDDTDEFGVCTAEEDAADVRRVCAQIGIPCYTVNFEKEYYDKVFSYFLDEYRKGRTPNPDVMCNREIKFGEFLNKALELGADYIATGHYARVEKAEDGYRLLRGVDSNKDQTYFLNALNQYQLSKAMFPIGHLPKPKVREIAEQAGLATAKKKDSTGVCFIGERNFKEFLSQYLPAQPGEMRTFAGEVKGRHEGLMYYTLGQRQGLGIGGSGSGEPWFVADKDLENNILYVVQGEKDESLYSTALHATDINWISGHPPAGPFQCTAKFRYRQPDQGVTLECSPDGTAHVVFDQDQKAITPGQAVVFYDGEVCLGGGIIDKVVKKAGLPAGK from the coding sequence ATGACAACCCATATAGATAAACCGCGTGTCGTGCTCGGCATGTCGGGAGGCGTCGACTCCTCCGTAGCCGCTCTTCTCCTTAAGGAGCAGGGCTATGAGGTCATCGGGATCTTCATGAAGAACTGGGATGACACGGACGAGTTCGGCGTTTGCACGGCGGAGGAAGATGCCGCGGATGTGCGCCGCGTCTGCGCCCAGATCGGCATCCCCTGCTACACCGTCAACTTCGAGAAGGAGTATTACGACAAGGTCTTCTCCTACTTCTTGGACGAATACCGCAAAGGACGCACTCCCAATCCCGATGTCATGTGCAACCGGGAGATCAAGTTCGGCGAGTTTCTGAACAAGGCGCTGGAGCTTGGGGCGGATTATATCGCAACCGGCCATTACGCCCGGGTGGAAAAAGCAGAGGACGGCTATCGTCTTCTGCGGGGAGTCGATTCCAATAAGGATCAGACCTATTTCCTGAACGCCCTCAATCAATACCAGCTGTCGAAGGCCATGTTCCCGATCGGCCACCTGCCGAAGCCCAAAGTACGCGAAATCGCCGAGCAAGCGGGCCTGGCTACCGCGAAGAAGAAGGACAGCACCGGCGTTTGCTTTATCGGGGAGCGCAACTTCAAGGAATTCTTGAGCCAATACCTTCCCGCCCAGCCGGGTGAGATGCGCACCTTCGCCGGGGAAGTAAAGGGCCGCCACGAAGGCCTTATGTATTATACGCTGGGTCAAAGGCAGGGCCTCGGCATCGGAGGGTCGGGCTCGGGCGAACCATGGTTCGTGGCGGACAAGGATCTGGAGAACAATATCCTGTATGTGGTTCAGGGCGAGAAGGACGAAAGCCTCTATTCCACCGCTCTGCATGCGACGGATATAAACTGGATCAGCGGACATCCTCCGGCTGGTCCCTTCCAGTGTACCGCCAAATTCCGGTACCGCCAGCCGGATCAAGGTGTCACCTTAGAATGCAGCCCGGACGGGACGGCTCATGTCGTCTTCGACCAAGACCAGAAAGCCATCACCCCGGGGCAGGCGGTCGTTTTCTATGACGGAGAGGTTTGCCTGGGCGGAGGAATCATCGACAAGGTGGTCAAAAAGGCCGGGCTCCCCGCCGGGAAGTAA
- a CDS encoding DUF1292 domain-containing protein, producing the protein MANDELNMEEPEIIYIPDDEGNEEEFEVIMKFEVDGSDKKYMMVVPVEAAEDEETDEVYAFRYEEDGDDLQLFTIDDEEEWNIVEETFNTLMAESEEEEG; encoded by the coding sequence ATGGCAAACGACGAGTTGAACATGGAAGAGCCGGAAATCATTTATATTCCGGATGACGAGGGCAACGAAGAAGAATTCGAAGTAATCATGAAATTCGAAGTGGACGGCTCCGACAAGAAGTACATGATGGTCGTTCCGGTGGAAGCGGCCGAAGACGAAGAAACGGACGAAGTCTATGCTTTTCGTTATGAGGAAGACGGCGACGACCTCCAGCTCTTCACCATCGATGATGAAGAGGAATGGAATATCGTGGAAGAAACCTTCAACACCTTGATGGCTGAATCCGAGGAAGAAGAGGGGTAA
- a CDS encoding tRNA threonylcarbamoyladenosine dehydratase, whose amino-acid sequence MLHQFSRNELAMGPEGLDIMKNSTVAVLGIGGVGSFAAEALARTGVGRIILIDKDVVDITNVNRQIHALLTTVGQPKAELMKERIGLINPECEAIALRMFYTEETYEKLFEYPLDYVVDASDTIMYKIHLIKQCLQRKIPLISSMGAANKMDPTRFQVADISKTTMDPIARVIRQKLRKEGIHKGVKVVFSTEEPIKPREEVTKVVGNAASEIRKAQQPPSSNAFVPSVAGLIAASVVVRDLLASKGIQ is encoded by the coding sequence ATGCTGCATCAGTTTTCCCGCAATGAGCTTGCCATGGGACCGGAAGGCCTGGACATCATGAAGAACAGCACCGTAGCCGTATTGGGAATCGGGGGAGTCGGGTCGTTCGCGGCGGAGGCCCTGGCCCGCACAGGGGTCGGCCGGATCATTCTGATCGACAAGGACGTCGTGGACATCACGAACGTCAACCGGCAGATTCACGCTCTGCTGACCACTGTCGGCCAGCCTAAGGCCGAGCTCATGAAGGAACGGATCGGCCTCATCAACCCGGAATGCGAGGCCATCGCCCTGCGGATGTTCTACACCGAAGAAACCTATGAGAAGCTGTTCGAGTATCCGCTGGACTATGTCGTGGATGCTTCAGACACGATTATGTACAAGATTCATCTCATCAAGCAGTGCCTGCAGCGGAAGATTCCGCTCATTTCGAGCATGGGCGCCGCGAATAAGATGGACCCTACCCGGTTCCAGGTTGCCGATATTTCCAAGACCACCATGGACCCGATTGCCCGGGTCATCCGTCAGAAGCTGCGCAAGGAAGGGATACACAAGGGGGTTAAGGTCGTCTTCTCTACGGAGGAGCCGATCAAACCTCGCGAGGAAGTGACCAAGGTAGTCGGGAATGCGGCCTCCGAGATCCGCAAAGCCCAGCAGCCGCCTTCCAGCAATGCGTTCGTGCCTTCCGTGGCGGGTCTGATTGCCGCCAGTGTAGTGGTCCGGGACCTTCTGGCGTCGAAGGGCATCCAATGA
- the ruvX gene encoding Holliday junction resolvase RuvX has protein sequence MRIMGLDYGDKTIGVAVSDEMLWTAQGLEVIRRQKNEEQDMNRLKQIVKEYEVTEIVVGLPKNMNGSIGPRGEICMEFAERLREILSLPVHLWDERLTTVSATRTLIEADVSRKKRKLVIDKMAAALILQNFLDSKTKR, from the coding sequence ATGAGAATCATGGGGTTGGATTACGGGGACAAGACGATTGGCGTTGCCGTAAGCGACGAGATGCTTTGGACGGCCCAAGGGCTGGAAGTCATCCGCAGACAGAAGAACGAAGAGCAGGATATGAATCGCCTGAAGCAAATTGTTAAAGAATACGAGGTGACGGAAATCGTCGTCGGTCTCCCGAAGAATATGAACGGTTCGATAGGCCCCCGCGGAGAGATCTGCATGGAATTCGCGGAAAGGCTAAGGGAAATACTATCTTTGCCGGTCCACCTTTGGGATGAAAGATTGACTACGGTCTCCGCAACGCGTACATTAATAGAAGCGGACGTCAGTCGAAAGAAACGAAAGCTGGTCATCGACAAAATGGCGGCGGCGCTTATTCTTCAAAATTTTCTCGATTCCAAGACGAAGAGGTGA
- a CDS encoding PRC-barrel domain-containing protein codes for MRKAKEIIGLPVIDLRSGKQLGTVKDLVMGGDWEAVSLLLETKTWFTAPRCIRWEDAYSIGEDAVTVDGGQAVTECSDSDEAIFLLEGRRKLSGLPVITVNGVQLGLTEDVYFPEELDKRIIGFELTDGFLSDITEGRKWLPLPGKAVMGEDCILVPVQCQLEVKPLTKQE; via the coding sequence ATGCGCAAAGCTAAGGAAATAATAGGACTGCCGGTCATCGATCTTCGTTCGGGAAAGCAGCTGGGAACGGTCAAGGACCTCGTGATGGGTGGTGACTGGGAGGCGGTTTCTCTCTTGCTCGAAACCAAAACCTGGTTTACCGCTCCCCGCTGCATCCGCTGGGAGGATGCCTATTCGATCGGCGAGGATGCCGTTACGGTCGATGGCGGACAGGCTGTCACAGAATGTTCGGATTCGGACGAAGCCATATTTTTGCTGGAAGGACGGCGAAAATTATCGGGTCTGCCCGTGATCACCGTCAATGGAGTTCAATTAGGCTTAACCGAGGATGTTTATTTCCCGGAAGAATTGGATAAAAGAATAATAGGTTTTGAATTGACCGACGGGTTTCTGTCCGACATAACCGAGGGACGCAAATGGCTTCCCTTACCCGGAAAGGCAGTGATGGGCGAAGATTGCATCCTTGTCCCGGTTCAATGCCAACTGGAAGTTAAACCACTCACTAAACAGGAATAG